The Solanum pennellii chromosome 7, SPENNV200 DNA segment ATATTTTGGAAGGTACTTTGTATTTAGAGAATCTACTAATTAAAGGCAACAATAAGTGAAGTTCATTTTCATGTACATTAATTACAACATCTTATGATATTGGACAGAAGTAAGCTGTAATACATACTGAATTTATATGGAATTAGTGTTGATGATAATGAACCTCCAAAGACAAAATTGATGTTATATTTATCTATTTCAAGTGTTATAGATAATGACTTGATGTGACACTGCCAGTAATATTTAATAGTGGAGGAGagttttatttgattaaagatgaaaatgagaaaaagaatatttgaaaattgaagttgaaagaaaaaaatcagtACTAAGATTGAAAATAATCTTCCACCTACTAAGGGTTCTCTTCGTTCTATATTAGTTGTCACATTTTCCTCTTACACGGTCTTTAAAACGAACTAATCTAATAGAACACATGGTTTCTAGGAAAATAACAACTGCACTACCTACCAAACATGTTACTTTCAAGCCATAGAGCTGGATTCCTTTTTAGGATACCAGTGTCTATTGTAAATCCACAAAGAATCTGCTGCAACTCGTTCACTGTCTTGGTTACGATGCCAAGTATAATAGGCGTGAGTCCTGTTCTTAATTTCAAGAACCGCGTGCCCAAAACTAGCTTCACGATAAGCTGAGTAGCTCGGCTGTGGTTCTGTAAAACTGCACAAACAAAAACCAGACAGACTCCCATAAGAAAATCTTCTCATTAcgatgaaataaaaatgagatcaGAAGGAATAGGAGTCTAACTTGTTAGCAATGCCTTCAATATTTCCACCATCCCCAATTGTTATGTATATAGGAGCGGAAGGATCTTCAATTGGCGTACTCTGTCCATTTGTGATGTTGTACATAACATTTGATACTCGTTCCTACGAAAGTGTCCATGTGACATATATTACCATTAATCAAGACCTATACATTGGTTCAAGGTTGAAATTTTATAGGATAGAGTTGAGGGGCCAACCGAGCGTTCATAAGAATGAACATGTCCTGCAAACACCATGTCAACCTTGTTCTGAACAAACCAGGACTCGAACATCACTCTCATGCTTTCACCTTCCATGTAATGATAGTTGTTGCTGTTATACCATGGAGAGTGAAGCAGAACGATTAGCCACGGAGTTTCAGTTCTGTTAACCTTGGCGAATTCTTGTTCAAGCCAACTATATTGTGGAGTATATTTACCTGAACAACATTATATAAGCTCAGTTACTACACAAATTGAGACTATTGttttagaaaattgaatttatgTAGTTATTACCATAGGCTGAATAAGAGGATAGGACTATTATATAAGTCGATGCACGTTTGATTGAATACCACAGAGGAGATGTACTCTGAGATGCCTTGTAGGGTACATGATACCTATGTGTGTATGGCTTGAACGGAGTATTTTCACCCTAAAAACATCGAAAACACACTCAAAAAGAGTTCTTTTTTATGAACTATTAGTAACACATTGAAAGGAAGCATTACAATCTCAGGAGCAAAATCAAGTTCATGATTGCCAGCAGCAGTAATCCAAGGTTGATAGGCAGCACTCTTCTCAATAAAACGGCCAAATGTATCCCATCTCACGTTGTCATGAAAAGGGTAATGATCTGCATATGATAAATCACCAACAAACAACATAGCTTGGCCTTTTGGATTCGACAAAGAATGCTCCAACGTTTGATTTGAGTCAAAAGTTTGCCCCAAATCCCCTGCATCCAAGTATATCACATTGTAACAGACAAACAGATATAAAATCCAGAGGCAGATATAGAATTTAAACTTAAAGTTGAACTCGTAATAAATCTTGAATCATGCTCACCAATAATGCCAAATGTGTAAGGAACATCTGGTCCAACTTTTGGCGGAGTAGTGAAGGAGAATGTTCGAGTAGAATTATGTTCTCCCAGTTGATATATGTATGTCACATTATACTGCATTTTGaccacaaaaaaagaagaagtagaaACAACGTATCTCGAAGAATCAAAAGCAACTAGAAAAAACACAAGAACTATAGTCTATATATACCTTTAGTCGTTTGATTGTGGCATGATGAATATAACCTGAAGTATAATTATAGTATTTATAAGATGTGGTTTTAGCATGAGCTTTGTGTTTGTGATGATGATGCTTGGTGTTGGCCCCTTCTTCCCAAAAGGTGACATAATTTGATTGGCTTTCTAGTGGTGTTACCCATGAAACAATCACACTTCTTCCTATATGATCTCCTTGTGTTATATGAACCTGCATTATTACATCAAAAAATAATGATACACTACACTATTAAATATATACAACATAACACTATACAGTACGATACAATTCTTAATGGAACAATATGCAATAACCATCCAAACAAATtgcaaaattaataaataaattggtAACGAACCTGTTCGGGGGAATTATAACCAGGGGGAGGAGGAAAATATTGAATTGGCATGTCAATTGAGGCTTCAGATTTTCTGATATAAGTGCTTGTAACACCTCCATTGCAAAAATCAAAAACTTGTagcaataacaaaaatatgacTAGCCTATGCATTGTTAGAGTACTTATTTTTGCTTAACCAATAAAGACTCTTAATGTTTATATTTAACTATAAGTAGTGATTATATAGAATCCCTCAATTATGATGAGTTGAAAACAAATTACTCTTCTAAGAAACCTTATTTATCTCGAATTTTATTTAGGTTATTTTATGTCTCTTCACTTGTTTAGACTGAAGTAATCTTACTGTGGTTGACTTGTAATAGACAGCCCAAAAATAGGAGATAGATATGTGGAAGAATTAGAAGTTCTATggttaaagaagaaaaaaaaaaggaaaatactttttatggaggaatgatttttatttttgattttgattaaaATCTATTTAACGTAAATAAACGAAAAGGAATGAACTTATTTGCAGTTCCAAAGTTTTTCAACTCaaataaaagaggaaaatatatttaattgtcttacattataatataaaacaaatacCTAAGCAAGttgctaatttttttataaataatttttctaatattttttttaacggATATTAGCTTAGTTGAAATTCAGACAATTGTTTTGTTATGCTTGTTTCAGACTATGTTTTGTTTGCCATgcttattaatttttctataggGCTTTGTTGCCTCTATTATCTACTTAACTAGGCGCAATTGCTTTTGTCTAATTTTGTATCTATTaactatttgtattttttttactagTTTCTGGGTATGTGCATTTTACATTATTACACGGACATATTACTTCATCTAAATTTCGTGCAAGAGGTTAGCCCGACGTGATGGTAGTCAAGTCCTACTCAACTCAGTCTCTTTCGCAACCTATTTTATCTAACGTTTTAgaacatttttcttttcctgacttagattatttttcagacTTTCAATAAGGAAATCTAACACATAAACATACAGGCAAACCAacctttatatttataattaaaacaatACAAAGGACTTACTCGTTGGAACAACAATTTTGTTCAACTTCGACTTAAGGCACAACCACAAGTTGATTGCTTCCTTAGACACTTCTTAAAATTCTCACGTTTTATTCTAAGTGTCTTGGTGAAATTCCATACTTAATCTTCCCTCTTTCACCTTAGGATAACAAGTCTATCCTCCTTACTTAGCCAAATTCGTCCAACACACAAGGCTGTCCATTTATAGAACATGTGGCAGCTTTGTGTTTACATTGCATAGTGTTGCGACAAATGTCTAACACTTGTCAAATGCTTAGCCCACTAAATTAAACTTAAGTTGACATCCCCAACTGATAAGgcatttcaaatttcaaattcaaaagcTATTATAAGATGCAATGAATCTCGACACAAGCGGTTACAAAAAGGTAACCACCACATGTGTTTGGCATGTGACTTGGCTGACTGGATCTCGTTTTTTTGCTGCATTTTTCTTCAATACATTTGACTCTAATACAATGTCTAAACATGTATAGTCATTGCTTCATCAAAGTCCATCCGTACATTTTTCATGCCTGCACTCCACCGACGCCCTGCGCTGCCTTAGCTTGCTTTGGTCATGTTAACTTTTAATCCACTCGTGCCATTTCTTGTTTTCTTGCTGCGTTTCATTCATAATTGACAATGCTTTAATTTAGCTCAACTCAATTTTTCCGCATTTGATCAGACCATATGATTTTAGCATGTCAACTTTGTCTACAACCGATGTCGGTCATGCCATGGGTTGTTGCCTTGCAAACATCCATGTCATGTCTTGACACTGTCCTACTAATATATTTGAACCCATTTGACCATGCCAATACTCTGCTCACACAACACATGATTGATTTCACCCACATTTGTCTTTAACAAAGTCATTCATGCCAACCCTTTGCCACGTCCATGTCTATGTCGAGTCACTTGGTCAGGACCCTTACACACGAGTACCCCATGTTATtgcataaatattttgaaatgataCAAACGTAGATTTAAAGGGGAAAATGCAAGTTTAACTGATGAATGGTGAGCTTAGCCATCCAACTTAATTGTTGAGTATAAGATGATTAGATATTATTTCAACAATTAAATTTAGTGGtaaaattataatgataatatttcaACGACATAAAGGGGAGGATCCACATGGCTCGGCAATGGTGCACGTGCATTCGCTAACTTCGaaaaaaatgatgtattttTATGTGTATCTATCTTAACAAACTAGCAAAAAAGGATATAATTAACAGTGCACTCATAATTAACATGAATGTGCCCTTGTGCAATTGATAAAAGCTAGTGGTGTCACTTGCAAGACCCAATTTCAAACTCAACTagacctattttatttttttattttaaatttacctTAGCACTAATATTAGTGCACCCAAAGTCATCAAAACCTCGTTCGCCTCTAAcgacatatgtaaatataagTGACATCGGCTAGCTAAAAATACTTTATGTCTAATAGTTTTTTATGATGTATCTTTAAGAAATTGTAGccaccttcttttttttttaaaaatgatcaaTTGTTTGTATACAAGGAAATTAGCTGAAATCAATTGGGAAAATGCACACGTACCCCCCTCAACCCATGCTCGAAATTCTAGagacatacttatactatactaaggtcttattacccctcTGGACTTATTtcataagtaattttctacccctttttggcctacgtggcactagcttgaaaaaaaaaagtcaaccagcgttgagcccacaagatagtgtcacgtaggccgaaaaggagtagaaaattattaataaaataagtttagaggATAATAgtaccttagtataatataagtatgTTTGAGATTTCAGACATATGttaaggggtacttgtgcattatcccaaatCAATTCTCAGTATCCATACAAACTTTTCAGTAAAATTATTAGACTGCGGATAAAAGGAAAATCAAACAGAAAATGCAGAGTAATTATggtataagaaaaataatttaatactcGCATAACTCACTATTAAACGACCCCTCAGGTTACCACTTTCACCTATGGTTACATCAACAAAATCCCTAAAATCAGCACCAAGTTAGAACATATGATTAATGATTGATGACAAACTACGAACAAGTAGTTGGAAAGATATATTTGTCACTAAGAAGAAGTACTAATGATTATTTGAATAgtatgttattatatttaatatgacCAATTTTTGGGACCTTCAATTTTTTAAGCCTAATTTAGTGCGCCACTAGTGATTCTGTTGGCTTGTAAATCTATAACCGTTGAATTCACAAAGTGCGCCACCTGTAAATTTGttacaatattttaaacatatgatcACATTAgtgataaaattttaagatatccatctctaaaatatataaagttaagGGACTTACGTAAATCTTACTAATTTaggaattaattatttaaatacattttaatttgcAATATAATGTGTCTTATCAGATTTTGGTGTCTTCTATATGTTCAAATGCATGCATCTTAGATATATGGAACCAAATTTAGGTGTAAATTGTTCTAAATACATTCTATCTaagtgattcacatgtatctaaGGTACATATTAAATCTTATTTGTCTCCCTCACCTCTCTTGTCTCGTTCGCCACTCTCTTATATATTTGTTATCTCATATACATGCAAATTACTTCAGATACATAcagagatacatgtatctagtgtgatACACTGGTATCTGGAGTACATACAAATCTCACTTGCCTTCCTCCCCAATCTTGCTCGtctcttttcctatttttttgtGCATATGATAGtaaaaatacatgtatatatattatatacactACATTAAAAATGACCTTTAACATTAACTAATTAACGATAATAGCCTAATTGacgctaaatatatattattagcggtaattaacactttttatatatattcctAAAGTCTTTAGTGACATTGGATCTAATGATACTTAACTAATATCGATAAAAACATTAACACTCTATATTAATGTTCTACTTATTGcggctaaaagttatttttattattatgatatgatagtGCGGGATGTCTAATTATATAATTGTTTCTTTCAAATAGACATTTTTGACATTTCTTGGCCACTTACGAATGAGATTCCAAATCCatggaaataaaatgattaACAATGCTTTTCTCTGTTTTGTAATGCAATGAGTATTTAAAGGAAAGCACTGAGACAAGTTGCAAAATATTTTAACCCTCAACCACTACAGAATTCTAAGCCAAGTGAATGTTAAAAAcaacattttcacaactttGATACACTGTAGAACaggaaaaaaaacatgaaaacatCAACTAAACAGAGAAATTTAGTTTATATTTCTTCCAGAATTACACTTTTGTAAgttccacaaaaaaaaattatgacagtTCTATGCTAACAAGAAAAAGAATAGGAGAAATTAAATCATTTCATCGCGGTTTTGGCAAGGTAATCGTCATCTCATTTATGGATACATCACTTAACTGCTGAGATTGCCAACTGCTACGAAAAGCAGGTTCTTTTGGTTCATGGATAGGCGTTGTTTCGTTGCTTAACATGAATGATACATCAGACATTGTTGGTCGATCAATAGGGATTTCTTGAACACAAAGAAGGGCAACTAGTATACATCTTGTTGCTTTGTTATTGTCGCAAGTTTCTCTTATGGAAGGATCGATCAACTCCAagatttttccttctttccaCTTATTCCATgcctaaaaaaaatattcaaatgagTTGCACCATAAACACGAAAATAAGTGAAAGAAAACAGAATTAGCTAATGTCTCGAGTGTTCTTACCCATCCTAAGAGGGACGCGGAAATTTCAGTCATTTTAAAAAAGTCTGAGTTACGTTCACCACTCAGGATTTCTAACAGCAATACTCCGAAGCTGAAAACATCTGATTTCTCTGAAAATTGTCCATATACTACGTATTCCGGAGACATATAGCCACTATACCACATTTGCATAAATCAGTCTCCATTAGAAATACAGAATGACATAAAGCTCCGAAACCACAAATCATAAGGGGTTATTACTTACTATGTACCAACGACTCGATTTGTATTGGCCTGTGTTTGATCAGTTCCGAAAATCCTTGCCATTCCAAAGTCTGATATTTTAGGGATCATCTCTTGATCTAGCAAAATGTTGCTTGCTTTTAAGTCCCTGTGGATGACTTTTAATCTCGAGTATTTATGCAAGTACAGCATTCCTTGAGCAATTCCTTCTATGATCCCCAAACGTGTAACCCAATCGAGTGTAAACTTTAACGAAGGGTCTAAAAATAAAACTGAACATCTCATTAACCAAATGAAATTGAGaggaataaaaaatttagagcTATGTGCAGTCTTAAAACGGAGTAGAAGACGAACCAAACAGAAATTTGTCCAAGCTGCAATTGGACATATACTCATAGATTAGTATCTTTTCCTCCCCTTCAACACAGCATCCTAAGAGGCTGACAAGATTCTTATGCTGCAGTTTCGCGATTAGCTTCAATTCATTCATAAACTCCTCCAGTCCTTGTGATGACCTCTTGCTTAGTCTTTTGAGGGCTACGTCTCCGAACTCATCTAAAAACCCCTGAAACAGAATGTTTAAATCCACATCCTTCATAGTCATGAAACGAAAATGAGACGCATGATGTCTCTCTCAAAGTAGCAGCAGTAAAATATCAACACTGAATTTAGTTTTAGCACCTTAAACACAGGACCAAATCCACCTTCTCCAAGTTTGTGTTCTCCATGAAAGTCGTTAGTAGCCTCTCTTATTTTCTGAAGATTGTATTGCAGCAATTTCATATCGCTTTTTTCAACCGAATATAAACCAGACACGGACCTAATGAAAGCTTTAGTTCCATTCTTCCAGCCTAAGCATCAAACAGCAATCCGTAAAGCAAGCCAGTGTAATTTATACGAAATTCGAGTTCAGTATTAGTAGTATATTAGACACACCTTGTCTTCTCAAGTGCTTTCCTTTGaagataatgaaaaaaatacttataagaACAAAGATGACAGATATTGCAGAAACAATTCTCGCAACGAAAACTTTGTGTCTGTGAGCTGAATTCCAAGATCCACCGTGACTAACTGCATCCAGAAGacaaaaaagtatataaaatttagTTTTCTTGACCAAAGACGTGTAGAGAATCGTTTGTTAGTAGAATTAGTAAGGATAGAAGTGAAAAATGTACCTGGCTCAGAGCCACGAACTCGAACATTGAGAACTCTGCCAGCAGGAAAGTTGTGTGAAAGGTCCAGTAAATCTCCAAACCAAATTAAACAAGTGCTATTCGAATAAGCATAAGCTGAGCAAGAACAATTCCTTATACACCGCGTTTCACAGTCCTTAATGCTCATATGTCCTAACGAGATAGCATGATCCGGAAACTTCATATCCTCGTCATGTTTCAAGAATATGTCTCCGCCATCACAACTCAATGCTACTTTTCTAACACAACCATCATTCCATTTCCCGTTCTCCCAATCTGTCGAAAATCTTGGTTCAAATCCAGTTAAGCATCTGCATAATCCACTTGATCTAACCTCACAACTGCCAAATGGACCACACTCCGCGTAACCTTCACAAGGAGATTCTGGTACCTGAAGTTTAACTATCCACTTATTAGCACTTCGATGCCAAACCAACAACTGAAGGTAACCATTAGGATGCAAAACAATCCTTAATGTTACCAACCCTTTGGTATAACCATAAGTAACAAAAGCTCCATCATTCCCCGAAACAACAGAAATATACCAAGCAATTCCTCCTATATTCCCTCCAGAGTATTCATTACTATCATCAAACCTAAAATAAATTCTGTTCTGCTTCAATATGTAAAAACGCGTCCGCCCTTCAGGATCTATCCCAAACGAGAAATTTCCAGGCCGAGGATCTTCACTACTTGTCCACGAATTGATCAGAATTCGTTGTCCTGTTTTTCTATTATAACCAACTTTCATATCAGGCAAAAACGTATCGGTAGGATGATCAAAGCTCTGCCACAATATATCAGACTCACCATGTAGGAGCACTAGATTTCCATTATCTAGTAGTGCTCCTACAgtagaatttgaagttatggatgaAACATTTGATGACCAAATAAGTTGATCTTTTACGTCAAAAATCACTAAATTCCCATCATTGCCAATAGTGAAAACAACAGTAGAATTCTGAGGAATTCGAGATTCTCTATTAGCAATCCAAACGACTGTTTGTTCAGGGATCGTATTGTACCATATGCCAAGATAAATGAATGTAGAATTACGCGGAGTGAAGAAGCCTAACGCAAAACTTCCATCAGCTGAAATCATTTTCTGATTACCAGTAATTGATTTGCCCATTTTGATACTTTCTTCACTCGCCTGAAGCGTAACGAATGAACaacaaaatataactaaaatagCTACAACACAATCCAACTCCATTATTTTTCCTACTACAGCTCCTTGTGATTTGATCTGGTTTAAATGCTTtctaacaactttttttttaaaataaaaaaacaaaaacagtatcattcttttttttaaaaaaaattgtggtcCCTATTTAGCAACACATAAGAATTTTGACTATACTTTATGTATCTACCCACTTTTGATATAGTTTCTGCATACTAGGAAGATTAACTGAACTGGACATTCAGCTTTTTTGTACCGTTCTCACACTGTAGAGCGATCAATAGTTATGAAATATTCCGTGAATATGAAAGTGATAGTTATggatgttgatgaaaatgatgaacaatcgACTCAGGATAACAAAGTCATGTGGTTTGTCTACTTCGCATGCTTGTTGCATTCAAACTATCACATTGTTCCAGTGTCATGGACACTACTTGTTATTTGTTGCAATGAAAATCCAATTGTCTTGTAGTACAAACTTATGAttaattttgatagtttttaaaacttatggacatgaaacatattttttctgaaaaagtTAAATATGTTTCCCAAATACTATGGTCAAATACATGGAAATTTTGCCAAATTttcatccaaataatatttgtcaaaaatatttaaaaatatgtggACAAATGCTAGCTTAGTATTTTTAAGAGATTTGTCAACattcattttcttgattaaCTGAACTTAAATAAACCTCGATTTTGCAATATGAGTGAAATATATCTTTAAGTTCTTGAcaagtttaaaaatatatgttttcaaCACTTTTCTCGACTTTATTAAGACTTCATGTAGCAAATCGGGGTATATAGAGTACTTTTAATGCTGTcaagttcaaaaataaaactatagaGTACTTTTAATGCTGTCAAGTTCAAAAATGAAACTAATAGTTGCGTTCAATTTAGAGTGTCCTCTCTATTTTCAATTGAATTCACATTAAGATGATGACTCTTACTAGTTCTTAAGGATTCAACGGCCTAACAGAACTTTACAAACATggattttaatgtatataaaatgGATTTTTAAAAGCGTGTGTGTATATACACATTATATATTTGAGAGTTATTATTACAAAATCAAACAAgaattttcactttttaaaagtcaaaacaTTGTACTAATAGAATTGTAAAATTAAGTTTTCAACCTAATTTACATTCTAAAAAGTGTTTCAAGTATTTAGCCTCTTtgaatatgtcaaatttcactttatttatattgatataaatgATAAGAAAGACTTATAAACAGTAACAAAAATATGCTCAAAACTTACCTGGCACCCAAGTTTGAACCCACATAGAGAACATGGTGGAAGTTAGTTGAACACGCAAATCATCACCTAAAGTGTATAACATAATGATGTTTTGTGACATGTGATACATATTTTCCTATGTCATTTTAATTGGCGTTTGACTTTGGCATACTCTGTATAAGAATATATGTTAGagatttattcattaaattaagGAAAACTTACACGAcaaaacaaatttatattatttaattattcatcatagttataatttgctataattatcatTCGCGATTAACATTATAGATTAATTACATGGGCTGActtcgaatttgtataattagtcatgtttctatatgtataattcgcagaatatacaaatacatatgtataatgtacaattatttaacctatatacatatacaattcacatctctcccactctttgccCTCTTTCACCCTCCTCTCTcgtccctctcccaatctcgctcgccctCTTCCTCTCTCATTCTCGCTTGCcttatatacaaatgtatatgtataatatacaattatatacatatacaatttgacctctctcccactctttgccctctctcactagcctctctccttcctctctcgATCTTGCTCGCCTCTATCTTCCCTCTCCCAGTCTCACTCGCCTTTCTtctccctctcccagtctcacttgtcatatatacaaatacatatgtataatatacaattgtctaaccaatatacatatagaattcacctttctcccactctttccccctctctctcgcctctcgcctctctcctctctctcccagtctcgctctcctctctcctccatataacatgtagatacaaattgtaattatcaaaatatagctacggagagtaattaattatttttaagttgctatatgtgaaagttttccaaataatgactttattaatcattctttgaaaatttaaacttgacTATTATTACTTAGTAGGCGTTTGGCCATGCGATAACATATGGTATCATGAGATGGAATCAGCGTTTGGACATGTCATTTTGCGCTGATTCGATCTCATGATTACGTATCATGAGATGTGATAtcatattctccaaaaaccaTGATATGGACT contains these protein-coding regions:
- the LOC107025252 gene encoding purple acid phosphatase 6-like, whose amino-acid sequence is MPIQYFPPPPGYNSPEQVHITQGDHIGRSVIVSWVTPLESQSNYVTFWEEGANTKHHHHKHKAHAKTTSYKYYNYTSGYIHHATIKRLKYNVTYIYQLGEHNSTRTFSFTTPPKVGPDVPYTFGIIGDLGQTFDSNQTLEHSLSNPKGQAMLFVGDLSYADHYPFHDNVRWDTFGRFIEKSAAYQPWITAAGNHELDFAPEIGENTPFKPYTHRYHVPYKASQSTSPLWYSIKRASTYIIVLSSYSAYGKYTPQYSWLEQEFAKVNRTETPWLIVLLHSPWYNSNNYHYMEGESMRVMFESWFVQNKVDMVFAGHVHSYERSERVSNVMYNITNGQSTPIEDPSAPIYITIGDGGNIEGIANNFTEPQPSYSAYREASFGHAVLEIKNRTHAYYTWHRNQDSERVAADSLWIYNRHWYPKKESSSMA
- the LOC107024356 gene encoding G-type lectin S-receptor-like serine/threonine-protein kinase B120, whose protein sequence is MELDCVVAILVIFCCSFVTLQASEESIKMGKSITGNQKMISADGSFALGFFTPRNSTFIYLGIWYNTIPEQTVVWIANRESRIPQNSTVVFTIGNDGNLVIFDVKDQLIWSSNVSSITSNSTVGALLDNGNLVLLHGESDILWQSFDHPTDTFLPDMKVGYNRKTGQRILINSWTSSEDPRPGNFSFGIDPEGRTRFYILKQNRIYFRFDDSNEYSGGNIGGIAWYISVVSGNDGAFVTYGYTKGLVTLRIVLHPNGYLQLLVWHRSANKWIVKLQVPESPCEGYAECGPFGSCEVRSSGLCRCLTGFEPRFSTDWENGKWNDGCVRKVALSCDGGDIFLKHDEDMKFPDHAISLGHMSIKDCETRCIRNCSCSAYAYSNSTCLIWFGDLLDLSHNFPAGRVLNVRVRGSEPVSHGGSWNSAHRHKVFVARIVSAISVIFVLISIFFIIFKGKHLRRQGWKNGTKAFIRSVSGLYSVEKSDMKLLQYNLQKIREATNDFHGEHKLGEGGFGPVFKGFLDEFGDVALKRLSKRSSQGLEEFMNELKLIAKLQHKNLVSLLGCCVEGEEKILIYEYMSNCSLDKFLFDPSLKFTLDWVTRLGIIEGIAQGMLYLHKYSRLKVIHRDLKASNILLDQEMIPKISDFGMARIFGTDQTQANTNRVVGTYGYMSPEYVVYGQFSEKSDVFSFGVLLLEILSGERNSDFFKMTEISASLLGWAWNKWKEGKILELIDPSIRETCDNNKATRCILVALLCVQEIPIDRPTMSDVSFMLSNETTPIHEPKEPAFRSSWQSQQLSDVSINEMTITLPKPR